AGAAAATCTTATAGGCGCCGGTTGAAGCTGCGGAACAGTCACATTGCGCGTACCAGGTAGTATGCATTTCCTCCAATATCATTGGAACATGAGGCGTGATGCGCCGGGGCCGGCGATGTGACGAGAAGCAGTGACAGTCCAACGGCAGGTTCCGAACTACCGCCAAACCAACAATAATCCCTACTGGCGTGAGAGCATGCAGCGCGAAAGCACACCCGAGCAGGGGTCGGGCGCAACGACAGCCCCTCTCATTCTGTATTCGAGCTTCTGGTACTCGTCTCCCCGCAGCACCACAATGGCGAGCGCTTTCTCTCCACCGTAAGTAAGACCTTATGGTTACACTTAATTACTGCCTGCCTCCTTCATTATGGTCGCTTCTTCTAATTGTTTTCTTGAATATTTTCCTTACCTTCTGTTAACCCAGCCTCACTAATTTTTGATGCTGTCCAGTTCGATAAGGATCCGGGGCTTGCACATGTTTACCCCATATGTAGATGTAGATCTTTTCGAAAGACTGCTTGAGCGCGAAGGGACCGTGATTAGCCACACAATCTTCAATCATTACAGGAAATTTTTGCAAAGCCTCTCTACAATTTGACTTGCACAAACCGACCCcgattttatatactaagGCTCTCGGACCTCGCAACGGTACCCGTAACCGACAACACATTGCCAAGATGCACAGGCAGCTACGCTTGGATACCTCCGTTGGGGGGAATCAGCGATATTCCTTTATTGAGACGCCACTGGAAATGCATGCTTCTGGGTTACGAAATGgtcaacagcagcaagaaATACCACCGTCGCAACCATTAACAGTACCCAATCCTGATACTGCCCCGGCCCAGGCTGCAGCAGAGCAAGAACAACCACAACGCCTACCACTGTTGAATGAGAAGGCACAGTATGTGCGGCAAGAAGCGGTGGCTCCTGGTAACCTAGGTGGACCGAATCCTGAAGAGCATCCTGCTATCTCTGCCCCTTATGCCGATGCGGTGCCTCAACCGGTTCAGCAACACGATGCAGTTGTGCCGGACTACTCGTATGCCGTACCACCTCCAAACTCCCCAGGACCACTTCCGACCAAGACCTATCCAGAAACCCCAGCGCAAGTAGCCCAGATACATACTATGGCTATTGCACCGGACACAAATCCCCTACAGTCTCCACAGGTACCCTATTTTCCTGGGCCACCGACGGCCTCAGGGACATCCTACACACCATTGGCAGACGATGTTGCGGCCTACCATCAGCCAGGCCAGGT
This DNA window, taken from Aspergillus flavus chromosome 5, complete sequence, encodes the following:
- a CDS encoding PLAC8 family-domain-containing protein; the protein is MHRQLRLDTSVGGNQRYSFIETPLEMHASGLRNGQQQQEIPPSQPLTVPNPDTAPAQAAAEQEQPQRLPLLNEKAQYVRQEAVAPGNLGGPNPEEHPAISAPYADAVPQPVQQHDAVVPDYSYAVPPPNSPGPLPTKTYPETPAQVAQIHTMAIAPDTNPLQSPQVPYFPGPPTASGTSYTPLADDVAAYHQPGQVSHPNQHIVGGTWSHDMCDCSSIWTCCLGMVCPCVLYGKTQYRLSQMSRKEDPTNMLGHETCNGSCTAMALLCGCQWLMATIQHRRTRKAYGIRGDIASDCVRATCCTCCTLIQDEKEIKKREEERANAARATGATLVSPYLAPPQMAYGPLSR